The genome window GTCCTCCCAGGTGCCTTCACCTCCAATCAGCACCTGAACCCCACCCACCGAATTGGTTGCAAATACCGTGCGAGCCAGCAGTTCCTGCAACAGCGAGCGTTCCTCCAGCAGACGAAGCGCCCGACGGGCTTCTTCGGAGTTAGAAAATTCAGGCTCTGCCAGCACATTGGTCAACCCATCGGTGAAGATTTCTCCCGCAATGGTGCGTTCGGTCTTGTCCAGATCTTCGACCACATAACCAAGAACATCGTATTCCAGCCCATCGAAGCGGCTTCGCACGGCGCGGATACCGTCCGCGTCGCAGTCTTGCAGTTGACGGGTGATGCGTTCCGCCGCCTCAGAAAGTTTTTCCTGCGGAATCGGCTCAGAAAGCGTGAGGATGCGCTGACGAATCTCACCCCCCACAATCACCAGCACCATCAACACCTGCCGCCCGCGGGTGGAAATCAATTCCAGATGTTTTAAGCGCGCCCGTTCAGGGTGCGGCGCCGTCACCAGAGAGGCGGCACGGGACTGATGCGCCAGCACGCTGGCGGCAAGGCGCATCCACTGCTCCACATCCGTGCCCATCTGATAAAACTGGTGGGTAATGGTGTGGCGTGTGGAATCGGGAAGGGCTGTTTCCTGCATCAACCGTCCGACAAAAAAGCGGTAGCCCTCTTCGGTAGGCACCCGTCCCGCCGAAGTGTGCGGCTGACGCAGGTATCCCATCTCGGTCAGCGCCGCCAGTTCGTTGCGCACGGTGGCAGAAGACATATCCAGTTTATACTGCTCCACCAGGGTACGCGAACCCACCGGCAGTGCCGTGCGCACATATTCATGCACCACCAGCGCCAGCAGGAATTTCTGTCGTTCGGTCGGTTCTCTGTTCATGGCTCTCTCTAAATTTAGCACTCTAACACGTAGAGTGCTAAAAACTCGAAAATAATCATACCATGCTCAAAGGGCATCGTCAAGCAGGGCATCCCTTCTTTAATAAAATTCTGATAAACCCTTTACATGCCCTTACCGCGGGCTTCTTCGGTGCGGTCGGTAGCAGGTGGCGGTTCCGGAGAGAGCGATGAGATTTCCGCACGCAGTTCGGGTGTCATCTGAATTTGGAGCGACAGGAGTGACTCTTCCAGTTGAGCCAGATTGCGCGCCCCGATAATCGGCGCTGTCACCGCCGGGTGGCTGCCCACCCACGCCACTGCCAGCGCCGCGGGAGAGTAGCCCCGCTCGCGCGCAAAATGCACAAAGCGCTCGGCAACCTCATACATCCATTCATCGCCATAGCGCACCTTGTAGATGGGATGCTCCACCAGTCTGCCCTGTTCCGGGCGGGAAGTTACACCGTATTTTCCTGTCAGCAAGCCAGCCCCCAATGGGCTGTAAGGAATCACCCCCAAACCTTCAGAAAGCGCCAGCGGGAGGATTTCCACCTCTGCCTGGCGTTTGACCAGATTGTACATGGGCTGAATCACCGCAAACGGCGACCAGCCATAACGCGCCGAGATGCCCAGCGCCTTGGCAATTTGCCAGGCGGCAAAGTTGCTGGCGCCCAGGTAAAGCACCTTGCCCGCCTGCACCAGATCATCCAGCGCGCGGAGCGTCTCTTCTAACGGTGTGAGTTCATCAAAACGGTGGATGAAATACACATCCAGATAATCGGTGCCAAGACGGCGCAGACTTTCCTCTACATTAAGCATAATGTTACGGCGGGTTGCGCCGCGCGCATTGACATCCTGGTTGGGCGGAAAATACACTTTGCTGGTCAAAATCACTTCCTGACGATGCCCTTTGACAAAACGCCCCAGCAGTTCTTCGGACTTACCACCATTATAAATATTGGCACAGTCGAAAAAGTTAATTCCCGCCTCCCGACAGCGGCGGTACAACGCGGCAGAGGTTTCTTCATCGGCATCGCCGCCAAAGGTCATCGTGCCGAAACACAACTGGCTGACGCGCACACCCGTTCGACCCAACAAACGATATTCCACAGCACACCTCCAAACAGAACATTATGGATAAGAAGATTGTAGCACAGGCAAATCTTTCCGCAGTTGTACACGCACCTTAGTTGAATAAGGTATAATTTTTTCGACTCAAACAGAAAATTTGTGGACCCTCGAACAGGAAAACACCCCCATGGATCTTGAACAACTGCAAAAACGAATTGAATGGTTGGAAGGCGAGCGTCGCAAAGACAAAGCCATTATTGATACCCTAGAGCAACGACTGGCAAGCCTGGAAGCAGGGCTGCCCGATGTGCAGAGCAAAGTTAAAGAACTGGAAGGCGAAGTTTCCCGCCTGAGTACCCTGTCAACCCGTTTCGACCAGATAGACGCCGCCATTCTGCAGGTACGCAGTGAATTTACCCGCACCATTGAGAACATCGAACGACTGCGTGCCGAGTACAACCGAGACATGGAGAAGGTGCGTCAGGATGACCTGGACACCTTCAACCGCGCCATCGGCGAACTGCGCAAGAACATCGAAATTTTGCCGGAACTGCGCAAGAATCTGCAGGCGCGCGTGGAAGAGGACTTCCGCCTTTCCCGTTTGATTGAGGGGTTGGAAGTGAAACTGGTGGAATCCCGCAGATCCGAAGAAGAATACCGTCGGGCGCAAAAGCTCATCGAAGAAGCTCAAAAACAGGAAACCAAGCGCATGACCGACCTGCAGGGCGAGGTTTCTGCCATTCGCAAACGGCTGGAAGAACTGCGCGGTAAAGTGGAATTGCTCTCTGATGGAAGCCGTAAACTGGAAACCCGCCTGACAGAAATTCAAACCGCCGAAAGCGAGCGCCGTCAAGCCCAAACCGCCTTCATAGATAAGGTCAATATGATGCAGGTGGAACGCGAGCGCATCTGGAAAGACTGGCAATCGCGCTTTGAAGCCATCGAACGCCTGGCGCAGGGGCTGGATACCCAGGCACAGGCGCTGGACAGCACCCACCGCGCAGTCAAACGCGCTCAGGAAGCCTTTGAGGAAATCACCCAGAAGTTCGAGCGGCGCATCAACGAAATCACCGAAATGCAGCGCTTGACCGAGGAACGCTTCCGTCAGGAATGGATGACTTTCCGCGCCGACGATCAGAAACGCTGGACAAACTACACGCTGGTGCAGGAAGAACAACTGCGCGAAAACGC of Anaerolinea thermophila UNI-1 contains these proteins:
- a CDS encoding aldo/keto reductase — translated: MEYRLLGRTGVRVSQLCFGTMTFGGDADEETSAALYRRCREAGINFFDCANIYNGGKSEELLGRFVKGHRQEVILTSKVYFPPNQDVNARGATRRNIMLNVEESLRRLGTDYLDVYFIHRFDELTPLEETLRALDDLVQAGKVLYLGASNFAAWQIAKALGISARYGWSPFAVIQPMYNLVKRQAEVEILPLALSEGLGVIPYSPLGAGLLTGKYGVTSRPEQGRLVEHPIYKVRYGDEWMYEVAERFVHFARERGYSPAALAVAWVGSHPAVTAPIIGARNLAQLEESLLSLQIQMTPELRAEISSLSPEPPPATDRTEEARGKGM
- the hrcA gene encoding heat-inducible transcriptional repressor HrcA, which codes for MNREPTERQKFLLALVVHEYVRTALPVGSRTLVEQYKLDMSSATVRNELAALTEMGYLRQPHTSAGRVPTEEGYRFFVGRLMQETALPDSTRHTITHQFYQMGTDVEQWMRLAASVLAHQSRAASLVTAPHPERARLKHLELISTRGRQVLMVLVIVGGEIRQRILTLSEPIPQEKLSEAAERITRQLQDCDADGIRAVRSRFDGLEYDVLGYVVEDLDKTERTIAGEIFTDGLTNVLAEPEFSNSEEARRALRLLEERSLLQELLARTVFATNSVGGVQVLIGGEGTWEDLRQSSLLLTRYGVPGQATGTLGVLGPMRMAYGRTISTLRFLAGLLSDLVAETLVEDENHTN